The DNA region TTATGGAGACCCTCGTCATTCCGAACATTGCCGATACCGCGCGTAAAGAACGCTCCACCGATGAGCTTCCGCAGGCATCCGCCGGACGCACCATCATGACCACTGAGCCGAAGTTTATCCCCGAAGAAGCCATCAAAGTCCGCATCGACGACGACGGCGAATTTAAAGTGCGAATGATCGACTGCGTCGGTTACATCGTCCCTAGCTCGATCGGCTATATTGAAAACGAAGCGCCCAGAATGGTTATGACTCCGTGGTTTGAACAAGAAGTTCCCTTTAACATGGCGGCGGAAGTCGGCACCAAAAAGGTCATAACAGAACACTCAACCATTGGTTTGGTCGTCACTACCGACGGCAGTATCAGCGACATTCCGCGCGCTGAATATGCCGAGGCCGAACAGCGAGTAATCAACGAATTGCGAGAGATCAACAAGCCGTTCGCCATCGTCCTGAACAGCACCGATCCGACTTCCGAACGAGCGATTGCGGTCAAGGCCGAGATCGAACAGCAATACGGAATCGGTGTCATTAGTGTCAACTGCCTTAAAATGGATGAAGAAGAAATTCTCGAAATTTTACGGAGTGTGCTCTATGAATTCCCGCTGCGCGAAATCTGGGTTGACGTTCCGAATTGGTTAATGAAACTGCCTGCGGATTACTGGTTGAAAACAGAGCTTCTCTCCAAAATGAAGGAGACCGCAAAGTCGGTAACCAAAATCAAAGAACTGGATGCATTCCCGGTCGCTGTAGCCGCCAACGAACATATTAGA from Oscillospiraceae bacterium includes:
- the spoIVA gene encoding stage IV sporulation protein A; translated protein: MGSSIYTDMAKRTGGDIYIGVVGPVRTGKSTFIKRFMETLVIPNIADTARKERSTDELPQASAGRTIMTTEPKFIPEEAIKVRIDDDGEFKVRMIDCVGYIVPSSIGYIENEAPRMVMTPWFEQEVPFNMAAEVGTKKVITEHSTIGLVVTTDGSISDIPRAEYAEAEQRVINELREINKPFAIVLNSTDPTSERAIAVKAEIEQQYGIGVISVNCLKMDEEEILEILRSVLYEFPLREIWVDVPNWLMKLPADYWLKTELLSKMKETAKSVTKIKELDAFPVAVAANEHIRKADIVGRDYGNGSAKIEIGLQQTLFFRVMSEITGQQIDDEGSLFEFIKAASEVKGIYDKYRSAIEEVNATGYGIVMPSMEELSLEPPEIMKQSGRYGVRLKAGAPSIHMIRADISTEIRPVVGSEKQSEELVMYLLKDYEESPEKIWQSNIFGKSLHELVNEGLHSKLTHMPPQARVKLQDTVQKIINDGCNGLICIIF